The Drosophila sulfurigaster albostrigata strain 15112-1811.04 chromosome 3, ASM2355843v2, whole genome shotgun sequence genomic sequence GCGACGAGCCACACGAAATGACTCAGCATCgaatgttgatgttgttgttgaagagGGGCAAAAATTccactgctgctgatgtctTTATACTTATACTTCACGTATACACGTATGTCCACTCTggtcagcgtgtgtgtgtgtgtgtgtttaattcattaaattaaaattaatgtttatttacgCGCAATTTTACAGCGTGCCTGAAATGTGGCGTTGCTGGCCAAAAGTATTGCCAACggagcataaattaaaatatattacaagcagcagcaacaacaagtgaaaCTTCAGCCCAAaaacttgttgttgccatttaaaattagcaactgcagcagcagcagcaacagcaacagcagcaacatcattattattattattagcaacatgagcaacaacaacaacaataacaagtgcagttgtatctgtatctgacaGATACACTCGCAGAGCGTTTCCTTTCTGTGTGCGCTTATCTGCACATTGGAAATCTCgcatttgcttttcatttcacatttagCCGTtggctgctgccgttgccgttgttgccgccgttgttgctgctgctgccttttgccttttttgcgtaatttaattagtattCTGTGGCCAGAAATCCGATATTGTTTATGGCTCGGCTTTTGCACTGACATTGATTGACAGCAAATAGTATAATTTCAGTATCTACACtcgtctctccctctcttctctctgtgtgtgtttgtatctgtatctttgcATCAAGATGACATTTCATAAAGTCTTCGCTTCGTTGTTGTAGCTAATGGGCTAATGGTGCCCAATAATTTtcgtgctgcagctgcaactgcaacgacCCATTTTAATCAGTGGCAAAACATGAGCTCACACAATCAGTTGGCGATCAAATCAATTTTGGATCACACTGTCAACACAGTTTTGTTGCACCAATGCAATCCAATCGCCACTCAGAGGCGTCGCTTCCAAAAGGGGGCCACGTAATCACCTGATAAAGTTTTGAATTCGAATTGAGTCACGTTTCTTGTCTTCTCTCACGAATGGTGAGTCAATCGCTCTCCTCTCTACAATCTACGCCTGTGTGGAGTAGCAGCTaactaaatacatttcaaGCACTATAATTAAATGATCGTTGGTCAGCGATAGGAAATTAAAAACGTTTTAACAGCGATACAAACTGATAAGGCCTCGGACCAAAGCCAACACACAAGCAAACGAGAAACCTCaagaaaaatgtataacaaaagaaaaaacaacagcaatgacatcgacaacaacagcaacaacaacagcaacaacaacaaatgtgtaACAAGCGCGAgaacaaaactaaatacaaacatatttgACGATTAGTCCCattatgtgtttttatttctctggctctgtgtgtttgtgtgtgtgagtttgtcaTTAGAAATGCCAATTGAACGTAATACGTCAAATGTTtagtgaaattatttttaatgaaatgttgtGTCATTAGTCGACGGGCAGCAGAGTGCGAGTGAGATAGAGATACACGTACtcagagatacagatacacattCGACAATGCAAAGGGGCGCGTCCGACTGAGGTCGTCATCGCCCCGCGATTAGCCGCATTCCCTCCCGCTATctcttctccctctccctctgccTCTTCGTCGCTCTCTCTTGAGTTGAGtatgttttgttaatttagCTAAAAGtccatttaatattatagttCTTATGACGAGCACATGCCAGAGAGCTGCCACTATTAACGTAATTGTCTCTAAGCCGGCATAAGCCTGcattccctctctctgtctctatacCTCTATATCTTTTTTCTGTGTAATTGACATGATGTGTGACATGCAACACCAACAGGACagtcatcatcattatgaaCAACAGTGCGTATTAATAACTGATTTTTAATGCAGCTGGGGAAGAAGTTAAAACCTTTAGATGTGATTTGAAGAGTGtgcattttatatagtatttttagtatgtagtataaaatactatagtaCTTACCGACAGAGGGAACAAAGGAAGCTCTAAGAGTCCTAGAAAGTATATATGTTCTTCATCAGGGTCAGTAGCTGAAattttggttgcgatcagatagaaaatgtatttaggaatacttttgtataggcaaaaacgcctatttactacgggtcttagttgctttgacagacaattggtatatttttaactctatggtatattttgaatatagtcaatatacaaaatgtgtcaatataccatatacaacTGTTAgtatactttggtatatttttaactctatggtatattttgaatatagtcaATATATGGCACAAAATGTggcaatataccatatacagctgttagtatattttggtatattttgaatatagtcaATActgttagtatattttggtatatttttaactctatggtatattttgattatagtcaatatacaaaatgtgtcaatataccatataccgCTGTTAATatgttttcagtatatttcggtatattaattttgtatatatatatatataaaagtaattcTAGACTGTTTTGGCTCAATATCCAGTATATTTCGcattctttggtatattttgaatgtagtcaATATCTGGTGTGCTTTGACATTACttcatcatcatgatcatgATTCGAATAATAAGTTTCACACTTTCAACACCTTTTTTATGTGCATGCAAGATTCTTTGCGTTTCATGTCTAATGCATAATGTAGGCATCAAATTTGATTACTTTGCACTTGTTTACACCAAATTAGCGTGCGTCTAACTCTTTGACAACCCACGCACAGATCGAGGGATATATCCAGAGATatagacagaaagacagagagaacaGACTGACAACAATCACTGGCGATGGCTGTAAAAGTCAAGCACTCAAAAAGAACTCAACACTTGCCTCGTTTTATGACATTTAGCAACGGTTAGTTACATTTTACAATCAAAGTGATTTCCCCCCCTCTGATCCCTTCTCGCCACAGTACATTCGATTCAATTGGCGACTGGCGAGACTTGGTCTTCTCTCTAAATGCCTCACTTTACTTAAGCAAACAGATTTTTATCATCGCTGCCGTCGCGTCGTTTTATGAGCATCatcaaaaactaataaaaactCAATGCGTTCTTTATTTGCAGGCGACCGAAGCAAagagtcaacaacaacaacaacaacaacgagaggaACTTCTcggcaacatgttgcacaCACTCGTGCAACTCGCCCCagcaatttgcatacaaatgtTGCCGTGTGGCACTTGAAAATGCATTCGCAATCACTGGAAAGGAAAAGAGACCACGAGTAAAACGCTTTGGCAGCGGGGGGCATGCAACAGAcgatgcaacagcagctgccccgtttcataatttgatattaaaCATGCGCCTCGTATGTAGAACttgtaaatttgcaaattgctaAAACGcatgacagcagcagcagccacagcagtagcaacaacagctgccccttccacacacaacaacaaccaaaaaaaaaaactctctCATTCTTTACCTTTCTCCGGGAGTTCAAAAGGCATTTTGGCCGCGAGCGCTGCgtgaatttgcatttacattaCAAACTCGGagtcaaactcaaactcaagcCCGAAAACTCGCCAAGAACTTCAATGCAACCTCGTTCcttctcctctcctcttctctcccCTCCTCTTCTCAAACATTGCTCAATTGactttcaattgcaaaacaaacaatacgAAAGCAAATCGTATAAAAAAACGCAgctgaatttatttaaaatgttttcgcATTGTTGTCGATATGTTGATTTCCAAGTGCTCACAATGTGAGATATGAGCTcgtctatagtatatatagaatatcTGATTGACATACTCATGTTTCCCGATCAATTGATCGCCTGGGAGTGGAAGTGGAAGCTTTGCTGCCAAGTGTTTGCttagcagtttttttttttgctttttctgttttgttttgccagccaaaatttgttaatattgcACTTGGCAGCGTTATAAAATTATGCTTTTGGCTCTGAAGTGTGCACACTTTTATTTATCTCAATGGGAAAGTTGGCTCAAGGTGTGTTTTGGCCTTTTGTCTTAATGCGCCCCAAATGCGGCTTATGAGCGAAGAGTGCAATTTAGCTGGAAACCTTTCAGCAAACTGCAAAAACTCTATAACAAAAAATGCTCTTGATTTCAAAAAGGCTAGAAGAAGCTTTTGTGGGTATTAAATCTTGTGAAGTTAATGATCAATTTTGATGTAGATTTccaaatgtattatttttgtagttaatatttgttgtatttaagaGTTTGCTGCAAAGGTTTGGCAAAGGTTTGGCAAAGAAAGAAATCTTAGTATATAAAAGAAAGCTAAAAAAAAGGGATATTAGATTAGTATTCGCCATTCGTAATTCGATTTTATTAGTGGATATTTTTAGTCAATTAAAGACAAGACTTGTTAGGGAAAGCTTTCAACaggatacatatatattaattatatatcaaAATCACAAGTAAATTTAGGTTATTTAGCAAAAAATTTCAGAGTTGTCTAAGATGTTTCaaggattttattttgttccataaatatttagagtAAGACACGAATTAGTCTGCCCTTCATATTCAGGATTAATGGTGTAGTGCTTTATGATAAAGTTAGCTTccactttaatttaaaagttccTCCTCATtatgatatactatatattttatatatatttaatatcagGCAAACATAATATTGAACTTAACTTTTACAATAAGAAATTGACAAAGCCGTAGAAAACTATCTTGtgatttaatttcattctataaatatttggaattAAACTTATAGTTTTGTGCCCACCACAATCAggattaaattttgtattgctCTGAGATCAAGTCAGCTTCAAGTTGAGGTTGCAAGTTGCTCCTGGTTATGCTTGCAGCTGGTGTCATTGGGGCAGCAGCAATGCAGCAATAGTTTGCCAACGGAGTTTTTCAAGACACGCAATTAggcataaatcatttttatgagACATTTCCCTTAacgggcagcagcaacaacaacgttaaCTGAATATTAAATAGTCACGCAACGCGGCAACAAGGAAAACGCAGCTATCGAATAGGTGAAGGAAAAACATTTTGCTGTGAAAATCCATAATTTGAACGCAGCTAGAAAAGGATAACGATAAAGGTCAAGGCAGGCTGCACTGCTCGCACTCTTTGCGTGGAAAATGACaagcaaatggaaaacaataaTCAATAGGAGAAAACAGGAATAAGAACAAGTACAACACGAGGCAATGGGGAAGTTGGGAAAAACTCGGAGCCAACTGTCAGACAGaggaggcaaaaaaaaagaatacaacaTACAGAGAGGAAGTCAATGTGCCACTTAAGCATgcgtgtaagtgtgtgtaGCATGTGTGATGTgtatgatgtgtgtgtgtgcgtgtgtgtgatgtgtgtgttttagcCACCCCCACAGGACTCGAATGTGAGTGCGAATGCGAGTTCTTTTCTGGGTAGTTCATAACTTTTGTGACTTTTCTGCTCGTGGTGGTTTCTTGGCCCAGAGCTAAGGACGCAGGACTGCCATATTTGTgttagcacacacacacacacacacacacacacactcgaacacTCACATGTCGAGTGTTGATGTCTCGCTCTTGCACCCGCAGACCCCGCGCTCTCTTTTTTCAAAACTGTGCCAAAAACTTGGCAAAGAACTTGGcaactggcacacacacacacactcgcacactcacacacacacacacacttgctgtAAATGGGTGTAAAAGTTGTGGCAAACTGAACAGTTATATATAGACGGTTATGGTTTATCGTTGgatgtgtttatttttagagTTGTCGACAGAGACGCGGTTCAGAGAGCGCGTCAATCTTATCAGCCCACCAGACGAgtactcgcattcgcattcgcacattCACTCgtattcacactcacacattcactcacTTCGGGGCTTCGACACGTCGTCTCGATGAGCAATTGGAAAGCAATAAGCAACCGTTGCGAAATTTAAATGATGTCAGACCACAGACGGCAACGACTGATACTAAACCGATGTTGTATGCgttatgtattatgtatttttccCCCCCCACTGATAACTGATAAGCGAGCCACAGAGCCACAGAGAAACTCAGAGTTATCTGCAAGTCATTAGCTGGTGCGTAGGATTCCTCAACAGCTGATTTATGTCGTAAGTTCCATTGAAATTCATGAGTGATCAACAAGAATTATATTCAAACTGAAAACATAATAGCCAACACACACCgaaaaacgcacacacatatttctAAAACGAATTTTCGAAAATGAGTGGAGAAACAAAGTCAGCAAAGTGGGGAAGAGTCTGCTCAACGCACAGATATGCTGTAAAGAAATTAAACTTTGAGATAgagcaataaatttgttcaaaTTTCAACAACTATTGCACAGACAATGAGATTAcactttgaatattttaattagtaaataaataaattaaagaaatagaaaCATAGTCAGCAAAGTGGGGAAGAGTCTGCCCAACGCACAGATACGCTGTAAAGAAATTCAACTTTGAGATAGAGCAATAAAGTTGTTCAAATTTCAAGAACTATTGCACAGACAATAAGAttacaattatataaacataaatgttttaattagtggaaaaacatatttaaaaagaaaatatcagAATGGGAAAAGTATGCTTTCATAGTTTAGTTGTGATGATTTGAGattataagaaattttacCAAGAAGCATTGAATTTGtagatttaaaataattgcgaTTATATGAGAAATTGTAATCTTTTCATTATAGGCAATACAtgtactttattaaattttgttactTTATCTACGATAGAAGTCaggaaatttataaaatcaagtataaaattgtatacgCAAAGTTCAGAACTAAAGATTAAAGGAAAATTGAACGATGAACAGAGAATTGTTTAGAAGATTAGAAATAATTACGATTATACGAGAAATTATAATCTTTTCAAGAGATTAAATACATCATTATTGGCaaaatatttccttttttaaattttgttactTTATCTACAATTGAAGATTAGAAGATTATCAATAATTGCGATTATATGTTAAAAGTAATCTTTTGAAGAGATTAAATACATCATTTTAGCCAAGATAtgtacttttttatatttcgttACTTAATCTACAATTGAAGTAAGGACATTGATAAACCCAAGTAACAAAATTGATATTCAACGCCAGGAACTTATGATTCAGCACTAAAGATTAAAGGAAAATTGAGCGATAAACGTAGAATCGATTAAGAGATTAGCgataaatgatttcaattcaatttagaGATTTCAGCGTTGATTAGATTGCCAAGAATGAAATTCCAATGGGATATAAAATCTTGCTGGGAGATTAAATATATGCTGAATAACGTGCACCTGCCGCATCTCGAGATGAGGCATTACTTTCCTGTCGATATACCCTCTCTGTAAAAGTTTACTGGGTATGCAGACCTTAAGAAACGGGGCGTGCTACGAGCAATGAAAATGTGTGGCCGTTGTGGCTTTggtttctcatttttttttttttttttttttggcttttgcctcTGCTTTTGGCTGCACCTACGCGTCGCGTCGCTtaagatttatatatatgggGGAAACAACAGACtagatacacacatacatacacacacttagacATAATAACGCCCTATGCTTTagcatataaaacaaattataatttatatatttctcgcttgatgtttttttatttgggaGTTTCGACAACATTTGACAACAACACAGGCATATTAAATGtgtaaaatggaaaagaaacaagcagaaaaataatatttattaataataataaatagaaaccTGTCCATAGATTATGAAAGGAACTGTTGATGTATGAAATGTATGCGATGCGTTTGTATAAGCATAATCATAAATCTATTGGGCCCCGTCAAGGTGTGCGCTGAAGTGTCAgccataaatttgaaatttatgttcaTCTTTTCGGCCAAAGTCAAAGCACAGAGCCAAGAGCACAAAGAAAATGCTCGCTATATGGCAAAGTCGAGTGGGGTCGAGAAGAAGAGACTTTAGTTAGCCATAAAATcgtataatttcaattaaatgctgcCACGACAGTTGCGTCATTTCGTCTGACACATTGGCCCGCTTATGGCGTTAATTTCCTCAACCCGCACTGGTTCTTTCTTTCCCCTATTCACTGATTCTACAAGTTGTCTTGTGAAATTGACGAAATTGACGCTAATCGCTGTCATTTGTCTTTATCTAGGGGCAAAATGCCTGACAAATAAACCTAGCAAGATCGAGCAAGACTTGCTGGCaattttaatgtgctttcgaaattttacaaattttaatgtgcttttttATTGAGCAAACTCTTAATACGAAGAGCTTTAGGCTGTTGGTAAGCCACAATATACTTTTAATCCTTTATATGTGCTTTTCGAGAACATAAAAaagtgttttcaatttatcatTGCAATTGACATCGCAATTTTAATGAGCTTGGCTGTCAACTAtaaaaactttcttttaatCCACAAATATCTGAGATGTGGCCTGGAAATCTTTTGAATCTAAGAGGTTAGTCTCTTTAATAAGCTGAGGCCACTAAAAGCTCTTctagaatattttaatgtgcttAACTCTCAACTATAAATTGCTTTTTGACAATCTATTTCTCTCAAATATTGCTTGGAACTCAATTGAATGTAATTGGTTAAACTCTTTAATGAGCTTTTTGAGGCTGACAAGCTTTTTAAGAACATAGAAATGTGCTTGTCGTGTTTAATGTGCTTGACTCGCAACTATAAAGTACTTATTGTAAGTTGAAAGCTTTCGAGATCTTTTAAATGTGCTTTCAATACATTTAACATACGAACAATTATGCGATCTTTGCaactttaatgtgctttcTTTAAATCCTCAAATCTCTTTAATGAGCTTTTTGAGGCTAACAAACTTTTTAAGAACTTAAGAATGTGCTTGTCGTGTTTAATGTGCTTGACTCACAACTATAAAGTACTTTTTGTAAGTTGAAAGCTTTCGAGATCTTTTGAATGTGCTTTCAATACATGCAACATACGAACAATTATGCGATCTTTGCAACTTTAATGTGCTTTGTGTTTCGCTAAAACCAAGTTGACTGCTAATGTTGTTGCTAATGACATTTTcagttaagtttttgtttatttttcgcTTTCATTCGACTGCCAACAGTTCCCGTTGCATAAGCATTAACAAGCCAAGTCATCAAAGAGCCCAATTCTCACACAATCAGCCCACCTATCCACGCAAACGGCTCATTAAACTCCCagacaaaaaacgaaaatacaaaaaaaaaattgaaaaaaagcaaaaacaaaacagaaatacataaaataaaagttgaccTTCAAAAACGCACAGAAAtcaaacaacaattacaaaaacaacaaagcgacTCAACCAAGCGAAAATCAAAcccaaatacacacacacacatctgcaTACGCTTACgcctgagtgtgtgtgtgtgtgtgtcgtatACATAGATGGTGTTTCGCTTGGAAacaggttgttgttgttgtctgtgtgagtgtttcttttttttttttttgtttttgtgttattgttaacatttatttcattatgcTTTTTTTAAGAGCCAaaaagttgagttgagagcTACGCAAACTTTCGCACACACGCAAAGAgtcatcacacacacacacacgcacgcacacacacagagagtcagtcagtcagtcagcaaaCAAAGAAACTGAAATTGGCGCAGCAAAAGTAATTCAAATATAGaatggcaaaaaataaaagaaataaataaatgacaacAACTGAATTTGATTGcacttcaatttgaaataaattttgaatgtggCCAAcgattattttcaaataatctacaaaaaaaattgtgcaatGTCTCTGATGTCATCCACAACAaacgattttttttatctctGTAAGAAGCGGAAAAAAAGATATCTTTCACGTGCCGAAGTGCAAATACACTTACAGCAACTGAAGTCAATCAAATTCGCTTGAGACAATCAgaaaattaagttttgttGATGGTAGAAACGAGGCACAAAAAGCTTTTAAGTactaaaactattttttatttattttgataatgccattatgttttatattctttttattacgAATGTACAATTCATATAGAAGAGGGTCGTAAAAAATATTGCACGATataatatgatatgatatgtgATGgaagagagacacacacactcatcaATATAACTGCAGCGAACACGTGCCGAATTCGCTAATGAAtaggcaaaaaaaagcaacggCTTTGAGGTGTTAATCAGACGTTGAAAAAAAGGCGCCAAAAATTTGTTAGACTCGCGCAGCCAAATTCTAATCATAAATGGACGTTGTTTCTTCTGCTCTTTCCCACTTCAAAAGTCGTGTGCGTGCTtgtattgctgttgttgttgttgttgctgtcgcttttCTCTTGCGAGTGAGTAAGTGCGTGCTcttgtgtgttggtgtgtgtgtgtgtaagactGACATACGCGCGCGCGTATCTAGATAAATATCGCTGACTACAAAAGCACACAAACATATGCGAGAGTGTGTGCTTgcgcgtgagtgtgtgtgaaaataCACTTGAGGCGTGCTACTGTACATACGCAACGTTGGCTGCGCAGCCAACAGCGTCTCGTATAGGCCTATGAGTAAGTTCGTGATGGCAacgaccaacaacaacaacagcaacaacaaggcgCAAAACAATCGTAAACAGATCATCGAACTCCCTTTTGCAAAAGCGTGtgagttgtttttgttgttattgttattgttcctgctgctgttggccttGAAGTGTGTGcgctttttgtatttttggtcactatttaattttcattaattaaaagctgtttttttttctttcctttaaatattaattgagtTGGCAACGCGTGCGGCGCCCacgcaaaacaacagcaacaaacgattgcagcagcaacaacttcaaaGCGACAAGCAAAAAACAGCTTTCACCGTTTGCCTTCGCTTGCGTCATATTCGATTTGCGTGCGCGACAAAGCTACACGAAGTCGCTGCTGCATCggcatgttgctgctgccgtcgctgcagcagcaattcaacacagcaaaacacaacacaacacagaggGCAACAAACCACCACCAAAacattagcagcagcagcagcagagcattGACAGCGATAGCGACAGCAGCGGCAGAGGCAGCgcagtggcagcagccaaccagcagcggcagcgacaagCCGACAAGCGAGTTCGGCTTCGGCTTTTTTGTCGCTTTGTAGCGCGTCAGTCGCTGGTTGACGGCGAACGCGTTCAGTTGTGTTAACGGTAAAACGCATGCTTGCTCCTGCCTggtcgtggttgttgttgctgttgctgttactgctgctgttgaa encodes the following:
- the LOC133843220 gene encoding uncharacterized protein LOC133843220 isoform X3 — protein: MVNNRQRIHEKKTTPTPLGHKLQMLGDRSKESTTTTTTTRGTSRQHVAHTRATRPSNLHTNVAVWHLKMHSQSLERKRDHE
- the LOC133843220 gene encoding uncharacterized protein LOC133843220 isoform X2, whose translation is MVNNRQRIHEKKTTPTPLGHKLQMLAHKTGRNSSFEGDRSKESTTTTTTTRGTSRQHVAHTRATRPSNLHTNVAVWHLKMHSQSLERKRDHE